From Aliamphritea hakodatensis:
CCCGCCTGATAGCATGTCTGGCCAAACAGGGCCGCCTGCTGATCGCCTGCGATGCCCAGCACCGGCACTTCTGCCCCCAGCAGTTCAGCATCGGCCACACCGAAGTCGGCGGCGGAGTCCATCACTTCCGGCAGCATACCGGCTGGAATATCCAGCAACTCAAGCAGCTCAGTATCCCATTCCTGGGTGTGAATGTTAAAAATCATGGTGCGTGAGGCATTGGTAGCATCAGTACGGTGTACCTTGCCGCCAGTCAGCTTCCAGAGCAGATAGCTGTCTACGGTACCGAATGCCAGCTCACCGGCTTCTGCCCTTGCACGGGCACCGGGCACTTCTTCCAGAATCCAGCGCAGCTTAGTGGCGGAGAAATACGGATCCAGCAGCAGGCCGGTTTTTGCCTGAACGCTGTCGCCGTGCCCCTGATCGCTCAGCTGGCGGCAGTATTCAGCGGTACGGCGGTCCTGCCAGACAATGGCGTTATATACCGGCTCGCCGGTTTGTTTGTCCCATACCAGGGTGGTTTCCCGCTGGTTGGTAATACCGATAGCCACCAGCTCAGTGGCACTGATCTGTGCATCTTTCAGCACCTGACGGGCGGTGCGTAATACCGTATCCCACAGGTCTGCCGGATTATGTTCTACCCAACCGTCATTGGGAAAGTGCTGGGTAAATTCTTCCTGCGCAACCTTATGTACCCGGCCTTCAGCCGTAAACAGAATCGCCCGGGAACTGGTCGTCCCCTGATCAACAGATAATATGTAGCCTGACATAGGAAAGCCTTTTTCATGGACTTGCTGCGGCGTATACACAACCGGCAGCATAAATAATTGTTCTTTTCGCTATTTCACTATTTAGGCTAAATTAACACAGTGATTTTCGAATATGAACTTTAACCGCATTTACCGGTGAAATTAATGACGCTAATTGCCCCGTATGCGATAATTTTCAACCGTTCTGCCCCATCCGTTTCAGATGAGGAACGCGCCGGCAAACGTTTCCCCAACATGGGTAATCAGCCGGTTAAAGAAGTAACCGATAACAGGGTCAGCCAATGAATCAAAGCCA
This genomic window contains:
- the glpK gene encoding glycerol kinase GlpK, with the translated sequence MSGYILSVDQGTTSSRAILFTAEGRVHKVAQEEFTQHFPNDGWVEHNPADLWDTVLRTARQVLKDAQISATELVAIGITNQRETTLVWDKQTGEPVYNAIVWQDRRTAEYCRQLSDQGHGDSVQAKTGLLLDPYFSATKLRWILEEVPGARARAEAGELAFGTVDSYLLWKLTGGKVHRTDATNASRTMIFNIHTQEWDTELLELLDIPAGMLPEVMDSAADFGVADAELLGAEVPVLGIAGDQQAALFGQTCYQAGMAKSTYGTGCFLMLNTGEKALKSENRLLTTVAYRLNGKTTYALEGSIFVAGAAVQWLRDGLQLIQGAGETEPLAEQTPLDHGVFLVPAFTGLGAPYWDPDARGAIFGLTRDTGIKEIVTAGLQSVCYQTKDLQKAMESDGVRPTTLRVDGGMVANNWVLNFLADILGANVDRPEIIETTALGAAYLAGLQAGVFTSLEQLADMWHCDKRFEPTMDKARRDGFYAGWKDAVRRVQSGQ